The genomic stretch ATAGCTCGAGTAGCCACGTGGTCGGGGTTCGAATGCCACCCCGTGGCACATACATGCCGGAAGTATACACAATAATATCTCTGAACTGATGACCACTCTGGGACCAACCGGTACCACCGCATCATGTGGTTGCACACACACGTCTGGAAAACCCTACTTTTGCTCGATTCACTTGGGGCCTACTCGGTCCAAGATCTGGCAAGGAAAGCAGGGAGAtaacttttctcctttttcgaCCACGATAATGCCATCATCGGCGACACGTTGAAGCGTGTAATGTTTATCCATAAGTAGGAACGACCCTGCCCCTAAAAAGAGGCTAAGAAACATGTGAAGAGCCTCTGAGATCTCGACGGCAAgtccctctcttttttcccctttctttcgACGATTGACAGCTACCGAACGAAaacgccaaaaaaaagaagaagaagaagagagccaGACACAACCAATCCCCTCCCCCCACCATTTGCTTTCACcgatctctttctttttatgtaCGCGGGACACACGTCGACGGGCTTTGCTGTGCGTTCCAGGACAGGTGTGCTCACGAGAGGCGCTTCGTCCATGATGAACTTAAGGGTCCGGAAATTCTCCAAAACGACGGTAAATTTgcaatgtctctctctctctctctctcttcaacttTTGAAGGAAGCTTTGACGATCAACAACAATCAGAATATACAAATTACATGAGGCTAAGCCAGCGATCCAGTCCTTGCCACCAAGATCAGACTCTTAACCAAGAGAGAAATCGTTGACCCAAGAATCAACAATTTGAACAGTTTCAGAATGATGACATCGGCAGCCTATGAAACAGAAGACTGTGGTGGGAGTGGAGGGACTTGCACCACCTTCCTTTGCCTCTTTACTTTTTGCGCAgttcccccctctctcttttttgtgggggtgggggggagcCCAGATCATCTACAGCGTCGTGTCTAAGTTTTGTGGAGAGAATCCCCAAAATCGAACGGCGGTCAATCCTCCATCAAAAGGGTAGTGTTcgtctgtgtgtgtgtgagtaCTTAGTGTTGAGCGGGGGGTCAACGGGCAATGTCTGACTTGGTGCAGTATCCAAGCTGCTGCTCCATCTCCCAGGTCAGCTTGGAGGCCACCCCGCTGTGCTTCGGCTCGTACTCCTGCGCACCCAGGGAGTCAGCCGAACCCAGGGCTCGTGATCGAATGAGACGACGAGAGGGAGGTGAATCCAGAATTCGGTACCTCGAGCTCGGCGAGGAGCTCGTGCGCGGTCGGGGCGGAGACGATGATGTGGCGGGCGGAGGGAGTGATGAAGCCCTCGTCCACGGCCTTGTCTATGAACGACAGGAGCGAGTTGTAGTACCCGTCCACGTTCAGCAACCCCACCTGCAGGTGCACCAAACCAGGTGGACATCATCATGTGAAagcgaaaaaaattgaacatgAACAAACCCATCATTTTCTATCCAAGTACACTAGGTATTTGCTAAGTGATAACATGGAATTTAGACGACGAGCATTGTGCCTGCCTTTTCGAATTGTTTGAAGTTACAGAGATGGAGTTCGCGGGATTACCGGCTTATCGTGGATTCCGAGCTGAGCCCATGTGATCACCTCCAAGAGCTCCTCCAAGGTCCCATAACCACCTACACAAGAAACCATCAATTCGGCGATACAATCGTGTCAATCTCATGCATCGACATGTGAAAAACTTAGTCCACGTCGAACAAAAGAGAATGTACCGGGCAAGGCGATGAACGCATCTGCTTGACGAGCCATCTCGGCCTTCCTCTGGTGCATGCCCGACACTGCTCTCACTTCTCCGATTGTCTCTCCCGTGATCTGAACCACATAGCACGATGCGATTCTTATCAGATCATTCCTCATTAGCTCCGAGATTACCAGGTCCCCAATTTGACCGTGTTTGGTGGCCATGTCGGCGCAAAATTTATCTCGTTTTACTGGTGCCTCGATAACAGACTCAATTACAGACATGTTCAAGCATAGATTCTAGAGCAAATCTCGATTCGCGAGGACAGGAAACTAAGGCATGATTGACCATGTGTGGGTGGGAAGTGCGACACCTATTCCATCATTGAAGTGCAAGAGATAGCGCAACAACGTGGCAACTTGTTCGATCGCATAGAAACTGGACAATTACCTCTCTCGGCATCAGCGTCTTGGGAATCACTCTGCAACCAAAGAAGACAAAGAATACAGGCAAGAGCTTCAGACTCAGACTCAgaggtcagagagagagagagagagagagatggtttaCCCCAACACGTGGCGGCCCCCATCGTAAACAACTTGAGAAACTAGACCCATCAAACCAATGCTTCCTCCACCATACACCAAGTCAATGTCCCTTTCGACCTGCAAAAAGTTTTATAAAATTGTTGAAGTGACGTGTTCGATTCAAACACAACTCTCCTGCAAAAGCTCTCTGCCATTCGATCGAATCAGAGCACTACTCGAACAATTACTTCAATTATCACCACCCTCCTCCTCACGCACTCCTCTTATTTTAGTCCCGCTCATCTCGTCCTTGGTTAGATTTTTATCCCCACTTGATTCCATCCTTCAGGCTACACAAGATATAGAAAGGCTCCCACAGACAGGAGTTCCTAAAAGACACAGTCGAGTCCCCTGTTTCTATGTTTTGCACACACCCCTCCTGATTAATACTCACTCTTCATAAATCACGCGATACAGATAAGTAATGACTGCACAGCTTCTCAGTTTGACGAAAAGGGTATTAGAGCATGCTTAAATTTTTGGGCTTAATATAATCAAACAGCTCAATAAAACCCATTCAGCTATGAAATAGAACAGGGGCGTGTGTGCGTGGAAACTTCTATCTCTGCATAGCCCCCAATAGATATACAGCCCAAACTTCTATCTATGCATGTTTCGCCCAAAACAGTACATATCTTCCCATTTTCATGCATGCaaacaattctctctctctctctctctctctctagtaagAAACTTGGAGCAGTACCAGTTGCTTTCCGAGTTGAATGGCAGCGAGTTGATAGGAGGGGTTCTTGCCGGGGCTGCTTCCACAGAAGACGCAGACGCGTCTGAATCTTGACTTCAGGGTGCTCTGGCGTTGGTTCTCCATAAGTGGAAGAAGCTCGAGCTCGGGCGCAATCTCTTCAAATTGCAGGACTCAGGTTCTTCTCCTCGTTGGTCACGTTATGTTTTGGATATAATACTAGAGCAAAGCCAAATCAGATTGGAGatatggatggatggatggatggatggtgAACGAAAACAGGGACCTGCGAGCAAGAATGCGTTTGTTGTGTTCACCAGTCAGCAATCAATCGCCCGGATCACCGGAGCACGAAAGGGACGAAAAAGGCTGAGGCCAAGAAGTTGGAGAGGAGGGGGGAATGGAGAACTGTGCCCTCGGTCCCCTTTTTATATCTACATCCACTGTCAAATTATCAATCAGCCCCAACCGACACGTCACATCTTCCCGCAATTTCTCGTCTCGTGAGGTGATCTGTAGAATTTTTGCAAAAGGAAAATCCCCTAAATCCACATCTTTTAAGTCCCCCATTGTAATTAATCTAGTCATTGGTTTGGCCATAGggcataagaaaaaaaaattaacaaaataacaTGTCACGTTGATTTCCGATTACATAAGTGCAATTTATCCTTTCAACAGTTTAAAGTATACCTGGGGAGTATTGGCACTTGGGACTATGATCCCATGATCGGGAGTTCCATATGGATCAATAAGCGACACGTTCGTTCTTTGTTTTGACTACAAGGCATCGGCAGCTGAACAGATTGAAATCGGGTGATCCGTAGAATTTGCGTAAGGAAAATCCCCGTtaacctaaatcttttaagtccCTATTATAATGAATCCAGTCAATTGGTTTGCTCATAGggcctaagaaaaaaaattaacgaaatAACGGGGTAGCGTTGATTTCCGATACATAGGAGTAATTTAATCCTTTCAACTGTTCAGCACAACCAGAGAATACCGGCACTTGAGCCTATGCTGTTACGATAGCAAGTTTCGTATGGGTTAATGAGTGATCCGTTCGTTCGTTTTCTATTTCGGTTACCGAGCATCGACATATGAGCGGATTGAAATCCGATAGTGCTGTTTTGTGATCTCGCGAGACTAATCTGCCACCGCCGATAGCCCGGATCATAAGTCGTGTATGACTGGAGACGTGATTGATTCCCCAACACACATTGGATAAAAAAGGCACACAGCGAGGCACGAGCTAGGTAGCGTTTGAATGGGCTGGTGGTAAATATTGTGAATTAGTGCACACATATTATTTCGGttatttgcaaatttagtcTTACTTTATTTTACAACGAGGAACACGATGGATTTAACTAAATGAGACGGAATATTCAACGAGGCTCCTCAAgtttaaaaattcataatacGGAGTCCATACCGCCGCTCGTGATGTCCATGACGGATCTCGTGTCATGCACGTGAAGCTATTATTTGACATCTTCCACGTTCCGAAAGGAAGGCATCCCACCTTATTGGGGTTGGTCTGGATTGTAGAATCCGAAGGTTGATGCAGAGGCGGTCCATCTGAACTGTGAGATGGAATTACAGCTGTTTAGTGTTGTTCTTTGTTGTGTGTACTGTGCATGGGGATGATATATGTTAGGGTTTGGTAACCACCTCGGGCCACGCTATGGATCCGATATCGTTTTCCAAGGTTCTTAGAATAAATGATCATTGTCAATAAGCATGCGGCCCTGTTGGTAAAGGGAATGGAGGGGTGGGGACGCTAGTATACGGGGTTCGATTATCCCGCTTTGCAAAGAGGTAGAGTAAAAGTCACATATAGGAAAGTTAGAGATATGAtagacaatatatatatataataaccGATCACTGAAATGAGGAATTCGGATATTGaatctataaaaatatttaattaaaccattttacgataaaaaaaaaatgtcgactAGCCCAATAAAGGAAGCAACTTATTTCAATCCAAGCATTTGCATTTCCAGATGGCGCGGGCCTTACGTAATTATTGgcatttttgcattttgtttcttttcctttcaagtGGATCTCTTGTTCATAAGTATgttcacaaaatttttttttcagatttttcggCATTTTATTGGCGTAAAATAAGCtaatcaaggaaaacattttccacccatgaaTAAAAAatctccttcaaaagtggggaaagtGTTTTCCACTTtccgagaagaagaaaacatttttcctcatctttactCTCTCAACtccttcacattcattttctttttttatcaattccaatagcaatttaggattttttaatttttttaaaaaattattttttaaagttttaatttatttttttccctattttttagCCGCTTGCACAACCAGCGTCAAGTGAGCTCGCCGACCTCGCCGGATTCGGCGAGAGTTGAGCTCAGCCTCGCTGGATCAACCGAGGTGGAACGTTGAGTGAACatcagagaaagaagaaaaatgtaattttttagtcaagaaataaaaaaataattgaaaattcaatttttgtttttgtaattttcctagGAAAACCAATTCCttgccaaacaccgaaaaaatATTAtcgttttcctaaaaaaaaaatagctttccggaaaatatttcatgaaaatatcatatttttctcGAGATAAACGGAACCGTGATGTCATCGGTAACAATTACATCATACGTCACATTACCGGATTCTTGGGTTGTTAACTCCATTTCGGATATCAAAAGTCAGGTGATTATAAGAGAAACTACCTTGACGCCCTAAGTTTCCACTCGATAGTTTCCTCCATTCTATCATGGGGCCGGGGAATTTCTTTGGACGATGTCTTTAATTGGTGGATTGCAAGTTAGGGACATCAATCAGATGCAAATCTCAACTAAATATAAGTAACCTGTGACGTCCAAGTTTGTCACTTACCAATCAAATGCTTGCTTCACGGAAAAGATTATACCTCATTTATTTTCTGCTGAAATAGGAAAACAATCCAGCCTTATAATATGTTTTcaagctttttttgttttctcgttATTCATATTGATTTTCTCTTGGGTCAATATCCTATGggaagattataaaaaaaaattcgtaaatctattgcattttgtGGCAATTCAATATTGAACCTTCTAActatttgccaatgtagtccatcggaccaattttggctagaataGCCGACGTGGACGCCCGCCGTTCTTTGTAGCAAGGTTGATTTTAAAGTGGATAaatcttttcaagttttttttacttttgaatgcatcttttatttcctttttccttttcttatcttctccttctttttttttttcttttaatgtagCTGGCAAGGGCCATCCTCATCCAAATTTGGATGAGGTTGCCTTGCCCATATATGGATGAGACTAGCCTCACCATGGCCTGGCCGACCGTGGGTGAAAGAGTTCTTGTCCATAGCTAGCGAGGCCTCGTCAAGACCATCTCGGCCGTGGACGAAACCAtcttgcctagatttgggcgaggccaGCTTAGGCCTGCCTTGCTTGCGGCCACAACCCCTGTTCGGTGGCGGGCGAGCCTCAGTGGAGTTTGCCGGCCATagtgaagaaggaaaagagaacaaaaggaaaaataaacagTAAActcaataaaattgaaaaaaaaatcagatgagtgtcgatcgtgccacgtaagattgtTGGCGTCTATATcatcgattttcgatcaaaattatgCGATGAAACGAGAAATATCATATATGGATATTCGTcttggctgttttttttttccccaaaaatttaAAGACCTTAGGAAAATTTCCGACTATATCAGTATACAAGATGTGGACATAACCACATCAAAGGaccactagaaaaaaaaaatgcagagtAACTACAGTATTGGACAAAACGTATATAAGAGAAATTGTCGAGAAAAGTCATGATCTGTGATATGTCATCATGTTAGAAAAATGCTTTCCCTCCCCACAAAAACATGTACTATTATTAAACGGACGGCCATTACACAGCGTATTTCTTAATAACTCGAGAGGAAGTTGCATAATTTACGGTGTAAACTCTATATACAGATACATAAGATCAAATCTATTTTCTTAAGTGGGCTTTCATTTCATCCTGCATCAACAATTGACTATTGTTAAGGGCtcgcatgacaacacttatgGAGTAGAATTTTTACTATAGAAATGCTtccggagcagaaatccgtttggtaacgcaacttctggagcagaaatccgttcaattacgcaacttcattttttctacttgtggagcatttttttgctccgTAAGTAGTTTTgaagtgaaaaaaattacttctctttagaagttgatttttaaagcaAAAGTGCTGCCATGCGGGCCCTAAACTCCGGTCGAAGTCGTTTCTAAACAGCCTATAAACAGAGAAATTTCACAACATATCCCAAATAATAGTGTCAGCAAATATTATTACTATAGTAAGAATATATAAGCAGAGAAATTCAACtctgtgtgtgtatatatatatttatatattgcttTTGTTAGCAACTTGGAATTGCTTAGACGGCGGTCAACTGCATGAAAACGATGAGGGAGATGAAAGAACCGACCGTTCACCCAACTCTCTTTGCCTTTTTCTGTCAAATTTCAAAACCTACCGCACAAGGTGAAGGGAAGGGAATCAGGCTGTGCTCTTCATGCACCCGCTCGGGTCTATTTCGGACATCGTGGGCGTCGAACTCAATACGATGATTCGAAACTCCGATATAATCGGGTGACGGATTCATCAACCACTCTCCATATGATTATGCATGAATCGCTCAACACCTTGTTTCGACCAGCTTTATGTCAGAAGATCCTCGTCTTCGATCATGCAGTTCGCTTTCAAGGATCCAAAAATGACAGACTGCTATCTCTCCAAGAAGTCTGTCTTATAATGCCGGCTAAGTTTGCTGAAATTAGTAATCAGTTCAAATAAACGAGTCTTAATTAGCGCTTTATGACTATCTGTCGCATGCaaatcaattttcgaaaaatatccAAATAAGCATCCGACCCGTCTAGTTATTGCAgatattgtttctttttaattggcatttcgcaaaaaaatcatccaatgagggaatacaaaaaagaaaaaattaccgcAATCCAGAATGGAATTTCATTGAAGAAGGTCCGTGTCGTAGCTTCTTAGCCTTTATTTTACGGGTAAGTCAAATTAAATGGACCCCTGCAGAGAATAATATAAGACTAATCTATTCAACTTTCTTCTGctcttcttcgaccaaaaagaagagaaaacatcctcttttctttgttcgAATTTTCTAGCGACTTAAACATATGATGTTTGACCTAGACTGTTTGCTTCATCGAATTGCCTAATGCGGCTCCTCTTTCAGCGGATTAATTTGGACATATTTTCTAGTTGCAATGTAATAATGTTAATGTCCATCTTTAAGAATGCCATGAACACAGTCCCGTAAAGGCTCGAGCCCGACTTCGATCATCTAGATGATAAAAGGGTGAGTTTTCAAGAATCCCGTCTGAAGATGAGAAGGTTGCAACTTCGACTCCCAGGTCCTAAATATATACGAGGCAATACGTACTTTGAGACCTCGTGATGGAACGGGAGATGAAACAAATTTATGTATTCATAATACAACCGATCGTATTGCTACGCACATACGATCGCACATCTCAAT from Rhodamnia argentea isolate NSW1041297 chromosome 2, ASM2092103v1, whole genome shotgun sequence encodes the following:
- the LOC115748967 gene encoding cytokinin riboside 5'-monophosphate phosphoribohydrolase LOG3-like — encoded protein: MENQRQSTLKSRFRRVCVFCGSSPGKNPSYQLAAIQLGKQLVERDIDLVYGGGSIGLMGLVSQVVYDGGRHVLGVIPKTLMPREITGETIGEVRAVSGMHQRKAEMARQADAFIALPGGYGTLEELLEVITWAQLGIHDKPVGLLNVDGYYNSLLSFIDKAVDEGFITPSARHIIVSAPTAHELLAELEEYEPKHSGVASKLTWEMEQQLGYCTKSDIAR